One window from the genome of Candidatus Kuenenbacteria bacterium encodes:
- a CDS encoding M48 family metalloprotease: protein MYQQIDSNKRKTLILMTLFLAFVIFLGWVIGKIYPDYGYGPLVMAVVISLVMTLVSYFAGDKISLATAGAKGPITVSDNPYVYRLVENLCITAGTPMPKIYIIQDPGMNAFATGRDPEHASIALTSGIIEGLENEELEGVIAHELSHIKNYDIRIMMIVVVLVGAISILSDYFLRSRWRKRDSNESNGNVGAILMVVGIILIVLSPIIAELIKLAISRKREFLADADGALLTRYPEGLARALEKITNNSTPLIKANTATAHLYIASPFGARATSGFKKLFSTHPPVEERIRQLRSMA from the coding sequence ATGTACCAACAAATTGACTCTAATAAAAGAAAGACATTGATTTTGATGACACTATTTTTGGCATTTGTCATATTTTTGGGTTGGGTAATTGGAAAAATTTATCCGGATTATGGCTATGGGCCGCTGGTAATGGCCGTGGTAATTTCTTTGGTGATGACTTTGGTTAGTTATTTTGCGGGAGATAAAATCAGTCTGGCCACTGCCGGGGCCAAAGGGCCAATCACTGTGAGTGATAATCCCTATGTTTATAGATTGGTAGAGAATCTATGCATCACGGCTGGCACACCGATGCCGAAAATTTATATTATCCAAGACCCGGGCATGAATGCTTTTGCCACAGGCCGTGACCCAGAGCATGCTTCTATTGCTTTGACGAGTGGAATAATCGAGGGGCTAGAGAATGAAGAATTGGAGGGTGTAATCGCCCATGAATTGTCGCACATTAAAAATTATGACATCAGAATAATGATGATCGTGGTGGTCTTGGTCGGAGCGATTTCTATTTTGAGCGACTACTTTCTAAGATCTAGATGGCGAAAGAGAGATTCTAACGAGAGTAATGGTAATGTGGGTGCGATTTTGATGGTAGTAGGAATAATCTTGATAGTCCTCTCCCCGATTATCGCTGAGTTGATAAAGTTGGCGATCTCTAGAAAAAGAGAATTTTTGGCAGATGCTGATGGCGCACTTCTAACTAGATACCCGGAAGGATTGGCTAGGGCACTAGAAAAAATCACCAATAATTCTACGCCTCTGATCAAGGCCAATACGGCCACGGCCCACCTCTATATTGCCAGCCCGTTCGGAGCCAGGGCCACTAGTGGCTTTAAAAAACTTTTTTCCACTCATCCGCCAGTGGAAGAAAGAATCCGACAACTCAGGTCAATGGCTTAA
- a CDS encoding class I SAM-dependent methyltransferase, whose protein sequence is MAESKIYNNPLYYDIAFDFRDIKKQVNLFEEFIKKYSKIKVKKVLDIACGPAGQLLEFARRGYKAVGLDSSAAMLGYLGAKEKQGKIKIKKVQKDMANFKLKERADFAYILMGSIIYLKNNNDFLKHLNSVSASLNKGGLYLIENMPLDWDNKEFYKPQTWTMKKDGITVMTAYQIGVKDTLKQTILQTIKLNINDHGKKTEFVDQDELKLIFPQELISLVRLNGTFEFLGWFERDRIAELGKAKASNIVLLRKK, encoded by the coding sequence ATGGCAGAGAGTAAAATTTATAACAACCCCCTATATTATGATATTGCCTTTGACTTCCGCGATATTAAAAAACAGGTAAATTTATTTGAAGAGTTTATAAAAAAATACAGCAAGATTAAAGTAAAAAAAGTATTAGATATTGCCTGTGGCCCAGCTGGCCAATTGTTGGAATTTGCTCGAAGGGGATACAAGGCAGTTGGTCTTGACTCAAGCGCTGCTATGCTGGGTTACTTGGGAGCAAAAGAAAAACAGGGAAAAATTAAGATTAAAAAAGTTCAAAAAGACATGGCCAATTTTAAGTTAAAAGAAAGGGCTGATTTTGCTTATATTTTGATGGGCTCTATCATTTATCTAAAAAATAATAATGATTTTCTAAAACACTTGAATTCCGTTTCGGCCTCTCTCAACAAAGGTGGTTTATACCTCATAGAAAACATGCCGTTGGATTGGGATAATAAAGAATTTTACAAACCACAAACTTGGACTATGAAAAAAGATGGAATAACAGTAATGACTGCTTATCAGATTGGGGTAAAGGACACATTGAAACAGACGATTTTGCAGACAATCAAATTAAATATAAATGATCACGGGAAGAAAACTGAGTTTGTAGACCAAGACGAGCTCAAATTGATCTTTCCCCAGGAATTGATATCGTTGGTTAGACTGAATGGTACGTTTGAATTTTTGGGCTGGTTTGAGCGAGATCGAATAGCAGAGCTAGGGAAAGCCAAAGCCAGTAATATTGTTTTATTGAGAAAAAAATAA
- a CDS encoding LemA family protein yields MQILYIILAVLVVALVWLVGVYNGLIRLKNRTDEAASDIDVQLKRRHDLIPNLVETVKGYATHEREVFEKVTEARASAMQATGMEAKAKAENALMDTMKSLFAVAENYPQLRASENFAKLQDELSDTENKIQASRRFYNGNVRDFNTKIQVFPNNMVAGMLKFTKYEFFEVADASERENVEVKF; encoded by the coding sequence ATGCAAATATTGTATATAATATTAGCCGTTTTGGTTGTCGCCTTGGTGTGGCTAGTCGGTGTCTATAACGGCCTGATTCGCCTGAAAAATCGCACTGATGAGGCGGCTTCGGATATCGATGTCCAGCTCAAAAGAAGGCATGATCTTATCCCAAACCTAGTGGAAACGGTCAAGGGTTATGCCACACACGAAAGAGAGGTGTTTGAAAAAGTGACTGAGGCTAGAGCTTCGGCTATGCAGGCCACTGGCATGGAAGCCAAGGCTAAGGCAGAAAATGCCCTGATGGATACCATGAAAAGTTTATTTGCGGTAGCGGAAAATTATCCACAGCTTCGTGCTTCGGAAAATTTTGCCAAACTACAAGATGAACTCTCGGATACGGAGAATAAAATCCAAGCTTCCAGAAGATTTTATAATGGTAATGTACGCGACTTCAATACCAAGATCCAGGTGTTCCCGAATAATATGGTGGCTGGCATGTTGAAGTTCACCAAATATGAATTTTTTGAAGTGGCTGATGCGAGTGAGAGAGAAAATGTGGAAGTAAAGTTTTAA
- a CDS encoding radical SAM protein — translation MHIETTYRCTSDPGCVFCYNPLRGVPFNETKMDKIIQSIYDSWVPHVYLIGGEPSLLGVGKLNQYINLLARRSSITIVTNGLIYLQGLSRRLACIGIPIHGNKTTHERHTRFPGGYDKTIENIRQYIQDGFDVRCIPVLTAWNYDQVYEVIKLASQLGMESVFVDRYEDGGLGSQMSNVLKPSLEQFQIALGQMIKARDDFGMPVGFGTAIPFCLDPRLITENMHSDCGAGITFAAVNPDGDVRVCNQSIKVYGNVLLKPIEAIWQSKELQEFRDLSWVTEPCRSCPVLSECLCGCKVDCSQACGFCVDYAVRGLNSPPNPLRKIRRRALPITFPKPYRRLMVDNYTILNTFHRIPYLITRYQAIRIDETATEIIRFLISSGQCAEEILVGRFSEEVEEPEFRSFVSKLIEIGAVREVVT, via the coding sequence GTGCATATAGAAACGACCTATCGCTGCACTTCAGATCCGGGATGTGTTTTTTGTTACAACCCTCTCCGCGGGGTACCCTTTAACGAGACAAAGATGGACAAAATCATCCAGTCTATCTATGACTCTTGGGTTCCCCACGTCTATTTGATTGGCGGAGAGCCATCATTATTAGGAGTCGGAAAGCTGAATCAATACATCAACCTGCTGGCGCGGCGTTCTTCCATAACAATTGTGACGAACGGGCTTATTTATTTACAGGGCCTTTCGCGTCGTCTCGCCTGTATTGGTATTCCTATTCACGGAAACAAAACCACGCACGAACGTCATACCCGCTTTCCTGGCGGGTACGACAAAACCATTGAGAATATTAGACAATATATTCAAGATGGCTTTGATGTTCGGTGTATACCGGTTTTGACCGCATGGAACTATGATCAGGTGTACGAAGTTATAAAGCTTGCCAGCCAGCTCGGCATGGAATCGGTGTTCGTTGATCGCTATGAGGATGGCGGTCTCGGTAGCCAGATGTCTAATGTGTTGAAGCCCTCACTAGAGCAATTCCAGATTGCCTTAGGGCAGATGATTAAAGCGCGTGATGATTTTGGCATGCCGGTCGGCTTTGGTACTGCCATTCCTTTTTGTCTAGACCCGAGGCTGATCACCGAGAACATGCATTCTGACTGTGGAGCAGGGATAACCTTTGCGGCCGTCAATCCGGACGGCGATGTCCGTGTCTGCAATCAATCAATAAAGGTTTATGGTAATGTTCTGTTAAAACCCATTGAGGCGATATGGCAGAGCAAGGAGCTTCAAGAGTTTCGGGATCTGTCCTGGGTCACAGAACCGTGCCGGTCTTGCCCGGTTTTGTCAGAATGCCTCTGCGGTTGTAAGGTTGATTGCAGTCAAGCGTGTGGATTTTGCGTTGATTATGCTGTCCGGGGCCTTAACAGCCCACCCAACCCATTGAGAAAAATCCGACGTCGAGCATTACCGATCACCTTCCCAAAACCATATCGGCGGCTGATGGTGGATAATTATACTATATTGAATACATTTCACCGTATTCCTTATCTTATAACCCGCTATCAGGCGATTCGTATCGATGAAACCGCTACGGAAATTATCCGATTCCTAATTTCTTCTGGGCAATGTGCAGAGGAGATTTTGGTGGGGCGCTTCTCTGAAGAAGTTGAAGAGCCGGAGTTCCGATCATTCGTCAGCAAGCTGATAGAAATTGGAGCCGTAAGGGAGGTGGTGACATGA
- a CDS encoding YkgJ family cysteine cluster protein, with amino-acid sequence MIANLDQLYAALDVLLSGISRACSSCTHDDCRGYIWLMPEEEEPLYEAGVEILQVNESKFINPFLEGPIDVEIYKPPCPWRENGLCSIHEKRPLFCRLFPLDFSCEGGIVHVVLQLDCAWSAVQNKSFKQKAQRLFSKMNPDLLKRVVDTWLAVENLSKYPYGPNRSQVLFPLGRYPA; translated from the coding sequence ATGATAGCAAATCTTGATCAATTGTATGCAGCCTTGGATGTTTTATTGAGTGGCATTAGTCGAGCCTGTTCGTCATGCACCCACGATGATTGTCGCGGCTATATTTGGCTCATGCCAGAAGAAGAAGAGCCACTTTATGAGGCAGGGGTTGAAATTCTGCAGGTCAACGAGAGTAAATTTATCAACCCTTTCTTGGAGGGGCCAATAGACGTTGAGATCTATAAACCCCCTTGCCCGTGGAGAGAAAATGGGCTCTGTTCTATCCACGAGAAAAGACCGCTATTCTGCAGACTTTTCCCTTTGGATTTTTCGTGCGAAGGGGGTATAGTCCATGTGGTATTACAACTTGATTGTGCTTGGTCTGCGGTTCAAAATAAATCCTTCAAACAAAAAGCCCAACGACTTTTTTCTAAAATGAACCCGGATCTTCTAAAAAGAGTCGTGGATACCTGGTTGGCGGTGGAAAACCTAAGTAAATACCCATACGGACCAAATCGATCTCAAGTTTTATTCCCGCTTGGAAGGTATCCGGCGTGA
- a CDS encoding NUDIX hydrolase, which produces MELLKEITEKDLGISEETISETIKYKVRRAARAVVLDQENKVAIVWNGKEKHHKIPGGKIEEGEDIQEALRREIKEEVGCQAEMIGEVGCIVEFKNKFEELHFSYCYLARIKGEKGEPEFTEQEKEHGFQLKWESLDEAISLFGNDQPDGYWGKFMWRRDFDFLLKAKELLDNEQKNKRPLVGVGVMIQNKKGEVLIGLRKSQHANGEWSFPGGHVEFGERIEETARKEVLEETGLEIEKMELISVADQMRYIETEGKHYLNIGFKGEYEGGEPKVLEPEKCAEWRWFSLDNLPTPLLEGTELVIKNYLKGKIY; this is translated from the coding sequence ATGGAATTGTTAAAAGAAATAACGGAAAAAGATCTAGGCATTAGTGAGGAAACGATCAGCGAGACAATCAAATACAAAGTCCGCCGGGCTGCTCGGGCGGTGGTTTTGGATCAGGAAAATAAGGTGGCAATAGTGTGGAACGGTAAAGAAAAACACCATAAAATTCCCGGGGGTAAAATAGAAGAGGGCGAAGATATTCAAGAAGCGCTGCGGCGAGAAATAAAAGAAGAGGTTGGTTGCCAAGCGGAAATGATCGGGGAGGTGGGTTGCATTGTAGAATTCAAGAACAAATTTGAAGAATTGCATTTTTCTTATTGTTACTTGGCAAGAATAAAAGGCGAAAAAGGAGAACCGGAGTTTACTGAGCAAGAAAAAGAACATGGTTTCCAGCTTAAATGGGAGTCATTGGACGAGGCGATAAGTTTGTTCGGGAATGATCAGCCCGATGGCTATTGGGGTAAATTTATGTGGCGGCGAGATTTTGATTTTTTGCTGAAAGCCAAAGAACTATTAGATAATGAACAGAAAAATAAGCGACCATTGGTGGGTGTTGGAGTGATGATCCAGAATAAAAAAGGCGAAGTATTGATAGGACTACGCAAGAGCCAACACGCTAATGGCGAGTGGAGCTTCCCGGGCGGGCATGTGGAATTCGGGGAAAGGATTGAAGAGACAGCAAGAAAAGAGGTCTTGGAGGAGACCGGACTAGAGATTGAAAAAATGGAATTGATTTCGGTGGCTGACCAGATGCGCTATATAGAAACAGAGGGCAAACATTATTTGAATATCGGATTTAAGGGAGAGTATGAGGGTGGAGAACCAAAAGTATTGGAACCGGAAAAATGCGCCGAGTGGCGGTGGTTTTCACTCGACAATCTGCCGACTCCCCTGCTAGAAGGGACGGAGCTAGTGATAAAAAATTACTTAAAGGGGAAGATATATTAA
- a CDS encoding RNHCP domain-containing protein, which translates to MSAKKFTRCRENFTCGHCGAEITGNGYTNHCPSCLYSQHVDNNPGDRKNPCHGLMKPVYVESRSGEYIITHLCLTCGKEKRNRATPNDSTEAMIEVMKTQH; encoded by the coding sequence TTGTCAGCAAAGAAGTTCACGCGTTGCCGGGAAAATTTTACGTGCGGACACTGTGGAGCGGAGATAACCGGCAATGGATATACTAATCATTGCCCTAGCTGTCTTTACAGCCAGCATGTCGACAATAATCCTGGCGATAGAAAGAATCCGTGTCATGGCCTGATGAAGCCCGTTTATGTGGAGAGTCGTTCAGGCGAGTATATAATCACTCACCTTTGCCTTACATGTGGTAAGGAAAAGAGAAATCGCGCCACCCCGAATGATTCTACAGAGGCGATGATAGAGGTGATGAAAACACAACATTGA